In the Primulina eburnea isolate SZY01 unplaced genomic scaffold, ASM2296580v1 ctg739_ERROPOS11973397, whole genome shotgun sequence genome, one interval contains:
- the LOC140822106 gene encoding mRNA export factor GLE1-like: MMVLSKFRGAVNLELRCPPHINGMTEDPQPDWNFDNLLSELDTIEKKLIANLDLPVPFDKKQPRNLRASKKNYCSTGGFVMHVSDHGLGFSDSDTEEEVVNTSMFSGRRFGFDEFYMSDDSDYELSVDAQCHLMDKVGLAEGALHELNHEFQLYVSEEVRNKISILETNLVTENEKFACEIANIDKHKRTQQERGRKFDLQYQRTIAEALDNHLTAVQRDHEHISQLEEKRIRDDAAREEAKWKEKALIEEKIRQEMIKVEEEARLQAETAEMAEVAAEAEKQYVEEKKQADEAAATKNAVETLRNGVLMVLDYSKKTLGQVAATVSNDKKRVPLSERHMTRTSKNALELEDKRLQIYEKLTSENEAIKGSSNQGKRRTGQNFNRLIKTISATVENVRTKADELVNIISSPEYPQSLSILSFAEKVVFNCESSQKSDGFIFSCSRVIVLVTSKIPLALDILLAELNRVCMYTVPKFVEYSPVYFQTREAYFKVIGYKEMDEKIESTDSYVERMSSIMRLYGALVQTEIGGFQNLHGLNEGWAWLASFLNSLPANLYTAVALQHFLEMSGYALYRRYRNQFDKLLRIIARDFLKALKEGNSDSVNAKLIKVKTSIINYIESSQFKKEPEGLQLRDHLDSNDFF, translated from the exons ATGATGGTGTTGTCAAAATTCAGGGGAGCCGTTAATTTGGAACTTCGATGTCCACCACATATTAATGGAATGACGGAGGATCCACAACCTGATTGGAACTTTGACAACTTACTATCAGAGCTTGATACGATTGAAAAGAAGCTCATCGCGAATTTAGATCTTCCTGTACCTTTTGACAAGAAACAGCCtag AAACTTGAGAGCTTCAAAGAAGAATTATTGCAGCACAGGAGGATTTGTGATGCATGTGTCAGATCATGGATTGGGTTTTTCTGATAGTGACACTGAAGAAGAGGTTGTTAACACATCCATGTTTTCAGGCAGAAGATTTGGTTTCGATGAATTCTATATGAG TGATGATTCTGATTATGAGTTGTCTGTTGATGCTCAATGTCATTTGATGGATAAAGTGGGATTAGCAGAAGGTGCACTCCATGAGCTAAATCATGAATTTCAGCTTTATGTTTCG GAGGAAGTGAGAAATAAAATATCAATCTTAGAGACAAATTTGGTTACGGAGAATGAGAAGTTTGCTTGTGAAATTGCTAATATCGATAAGCATAAAAGAACACAGCAAGAGAGGGGGCGAAAATTTGATTTGCAGTATCAACGTACAAT TGCAGAAGCACTTGATAATCACCTTACAGCTGTACAAAGAGATCATGAGCACATATCACAACTAGAAGAGAAAAGAATAAGAGACGACGCAGCTCGTGAAGAGGCTAAATGGAAAGAGAAGGCTCTCATAGAAGAAAAAATACGTCAAGAAATGATCaaagttgaagaagag GCTAGGTTACAAGCTGAGACAGCTGAAATGGCTGAAGTGGCTGCCGAAGCTGAGAAGCAGTATGTTGAAGAAAAGAAGCAAGCTGATGAAGCAGCTGCAACCAAAAATGCTGTTGAAACTTTAAGAAATGGTGTTCTCATGGTACTGGATTATTCGAAGAAAACTCTTGGGCAGGTTGCGGCTACAGTGTCTAACGATAAGAAACGGGTTCCATTATCAG AAAGACATATGACCAGAACTTCAAAAAATGCTTTAGAATTGGAGGATAAAAGACTACAGATTTATGAAAAGTTGACGTCTGAAAATGAGGCTATTAAAGGAAGTTCTAATCAG GGTAAGCGAAGAACTGGACAGAATTTCAATAGGCTGATTAAAACCATCTCTGCTACTGTAGAAAATGTCAG aaCAAAAGCAGATGAGTTGGTCAATATAATCAGCAGTCCGGAATATCCTCAGTCCCTCAGTATCCTGTCCTTCGCAGAAAAG GTGGTCTTCAACTGTGAAAGTTCTCAAAAGAGCGACGGATTTATTTTTTCCTGTAGTCGTGTCATTGTTCTCGTCACCTCCAAG ATTCCATTAGCTTTGGACATTCTCTTGGCGGAGTTGAACAGAGTCTGCATGTACACTGTGCCCAAATTTGTAGAATACTCTCCG GTATATTTTCAAACCAGAGAAGCTTATTTCAAAGTTATTGGCTACAAGGAAATGGATGAAAAGATCGAGAGCACTGATAGTTATGTAGAGAGGATGAGTTCAATCATGAGACTCTATGGAGCTTTAGTGCAG ACTGAAATTGGTGGCTTTCAGAATCTCCATGGACTTAACGAAGGTTGGGCATGGCTTGCAAGTTTTCTAAATTCTCTTCCGGCTAATCTTTATACCGCAGTTGCACTTCAACATTTTCTTGAA ATGTCTGGATATGCCCTTTACCGAAGATACAGAAATCAATTTGACAAGTTGCTGAGGATTATTGCCCGAGACTTCCTCAAAGCACTAAAAGAAGGCAATTCGGATTCAGTAAATGCCAAGCTGATCAAGGTGAAAACGTCTATCATTAATTACATAGAATCAAGCCAGTTCAAGAAGGAACCAGAAGGATTGCAACTGAGAGACCATTTGGATTCGAATGATTTTTTTTGA
- the LOC140822179 gene encoding LOW QUALITY PROTEIN: coilin-like (The sequence of the model RefSeq protein was modified relative to this genomic sequence to represent the inferred CDS: inserted 1 base in 1 codon): MEDTKRIRLXFEDDDILSEPQKLEGLNRSWVLLKPRQHVTVSDVASHLLQAFRLHQSCPHGLLLSMSGFGLPSFESTFLLNVNEIIRVRKRREILSIKGNDNADAFEELRAMENHYVPNGVLLLASEEFEKEKGGSESDDDPEVEYDEEDENVLEDMEGPSGGNADPRNRKRKASVKLQGSKRKKQRAKASQIVADNVHIEKIENSHQGVLTIQKSLSQKEEKTDYDAKDNMENNEESPAPLDKSDLPVDGMKRNGEVQKNDKAIEDTKIASKETKKVPSRSARRKYAKRGWMREMANIQKKNAVCESEGLRNWKEDQANAERKKVDGQSKGLQKWKKHQALSECNMVDGLPKGLLCWKQSLKIILLVAKNGNRINLVGFMNIQIKIMIVMYMSTSLGSMVICTSSRLKIMMMHVNSQHIMMRMLMKCQIKMETQLSSRFWKVMRSMKLFPLCHSISIFTMPYFSEYMMPEFYFSAEQDVQPTLETTQWNGITTKKKGQKWGLADPPFTSRNGYKNPDNDNSKVFANETREQPIGEIDFEKLPTLPGMPKEGDLLAYRILELSTTWTPEISAYRVGKVTFYNTESNQAILAPASDYPIVSKKADEGGAEPLDNSLCKEDGSLEIDFSSLVDVRIIKDGSLGSVNVDASLVSEGPLDNKKASKPGSSSRINTQTEISGTETGELNQSEETVPPSAETGDLNVWDQISEALDAKKEKVSQESGWGKTNKKLQVVDRTSFVKNAKMVQPSQGNRWRKNASRVQQLGEIVLRNRVQLVNHGPIKL, encoded by the exons ATGGAGGACACCAAGAGAATCCGAC GTTTTGAAGATGATGACATACTGAGCGAACCCCAGAAGTTAGAGGGCTTGAATCGGAGCTGGGTACTGTTGAAACCGCGCCAACACGTCACCGTTTCCGATGTTGCCTCGCATCTGCTCCAGGCTTTCCGGCTCCACCAATCTTGCCCTCATGGCCTTCTCCTTTCG ATGTCTGGCTTTGGGTTGCCATCATTTGAATCAACTTTCCTTTTGAATGTTAATGAAATTATCAG AGTCAGGAAGAGGAGAGAAATTTTATCTATCAAGGGAAATGATAACGCTGATGCTTTTGAGGAACTGAGAGCCATGGAGAATCATTATGTGCCAAATGGTGTCTTGCTTTTGGCAAGTGAGGAATTTGAGAAAGAAAAAGGAGGTTCTGAGAGTGATGATGACCCTGAAGTTGAATATGACGAGGAAGATGAAAATGTTTTGGAAGATATGGAAGGTCCTTCTGGTGGAAATGCTGATCCAAGAAATCGAAAAAGGAAAGCATCAGTGAAACTCCAAGGCTCTAA GAGGAAGAAACAGCGGGCTAAGGCCTCTCAGATTGTTGCTGACAATGTTCACATAGAAAAAATCGAAAACTCTCATCAGGGAGTCCTTACAATACAGAAAAGCCTTTCTCAAAAGGAGGAAAAAACTGATTATGATGCCAAAGATAACATGGAAAACAATGAGGAAAGTCCTGCCCCACTTGACAAGAGTGATTTGCCTGTGGATGGCATGAAGCG AAATGGTGAAGTTCAAAAGAATGACAAGGCAATTGAGGATACCAAAATTGCCTCAAAGGAAACTAAAAAG GTTCCAAGTAGAAGTGCCAGGCGGAAATATGCGAAAAGGGGATGGATGAGGGAAATGGCAaatatacaaaagaaaaatgcaGTCTGCGAATCAGAGGGTCTT CGAAATTGGAAAGAGGACCAAGCTAACGCTGAAAGGAAAAAGGTCGATGGCCAATCAAAAGGACTT CAAAAGTGGAAAAAACACCAAGCGCTTTCTGAATGTAATATGGTGGATGGCCTACCAAAGGGATTG CTATGTTGGAAGCAATCCCTCAAAATAATCCTCTTAGTGGCAAAAAATGGCAACAGAATCAATCTAGTTGGCTTCATGAACATCCAAATCAAAATAATGATAGTGATGTACATGAGCACATCACTCGGATCAATGGTGATATGCACGAGCAGCCGACTCAAAATAATGATGATGCATGTGAACAGCCAACACATAATGATGAGGATGCTCATGAAATGCCAAATCAAAATGGAGACACAGCTAAGCAGTCGATTCTGGAAAGTGATGAGGAGCATGAAGTTGTTCCCATTGT GTCATTCTATTTCTATTTTCACCATGCCATATTTCTCTGAATATATGATGcctgaattttatttttcagcAGAACAAGATGTCCAGCCAACTTTG GAAACCACCCAGTGGAATGGGATTACTACCAAGAAGAAGGGCCAAAAATGGGGATTAGCCGATCCTCCATTTACTTCACGGAATGGCTATAAAAATCCAGACAATGACAATTCCAAAGTATTTGCAAATGAAACAAGGGAACAACCGATAGGAGAAATCGACTTTGAGAAGCTTCCTACTCTTCCTGGCATGCCTAAG GAAGGTGATCTCCTTGCATATCGTATCCTGGAGTTATCGACAACCTGGACCCCAGAGATTTCAGCATATCGA GTTGGAAAAGTAACTTTTTACAATACTGAATCCAATCAGGCAATATTGGCACCAGCGTCAGATTATCCAATTGTTTCCAAGAAGGCGGATGAGGGTGGAGCTGAACCACTAGATAActctctttgtaaagaagatgGTTCGTTGGAG ATTGATTTTTCATCACTTGTTGATGTCCGTATTATCAAGGATGGAAGTTTAGGTTCAGTTAATGTAGATGCTAGTTTGGTGAGTGAGGGTCCTCTGGACAACAAAAAAGCTTCAAAACCAGGGTCATCTAGCCGCATCAATACACAAACAGAGATATCCGGCACAG AGACTGGAGAACTAAACCAGAGTGAAGAAACAGTACCCCCTTCTGCAG AAACTGGGGATTTGAACGTTTGGGACCAAATCAGTGAGGCCCTAGATGCCAAAAAGGAAAAAGTATCACAAGAAAGTGGTTGGGGCAAAACTAACAAGAAGCTTCAAGTAGTTGACAGAACAAGTTTTGTAAAGAATGCTAAAATGGTACAACCATCACAAGGAAATAGATGGAGGAAGAATGCCTCGAGGGTACAACAATTGGGGGAAATAGTCCTCAGAAACAGAGTTCAGCTCGTAAATCATGGTCCTATAAAGCTCTGA